A stretch of Campylobacter volucris DNA encodes these proteins:
- the hypE gene encoding hydrogenase expression/formation protein HypE yields MDKITLAHGGGGEEMNALIGEIFSIFDDDILKQANDAAILEDIAFSTDSFVLNPIFLKDTNIGKLAVCGSVNDVLMVGAKPLYLSLALILEEGFEIDKLKTILNSIKDECIKADVKLVCGDTKVVPKNKGDGIYINTSCVGKMIKKISTKDIKENLSILVSRDIGAHGCAVLVERNNLEANIQSDCKNLKDEVLALLNANIKIKAMRDATRGGLSAVLNEWAILSQKEILIYEEKIPICDEVLGVCELFGYEPYELANEGTFILCVEKEDEMKALEILQKFNKNASIIGKINSNNNAKVILENAYGAKRFLEAPKGELLPRIC; encoded by the coding sequence ATGGATAAAATTACTTTAGCTCATGGTGGTGGTGGAGAAGAAATGAACGCTTTAATCGGTGAAATTTTTTCTATCTTTGATGATGATATTTTAAAACAAGCTAATGATGCAGCTATTTTAGAAGATATTGCTTTTAGTACAGATTCTTTTGTTTTAAATCCTATTTTTTTAAAAGATACTAATATAGGAAAATTAGCAGTTTGTGGAAGTGTTAATGATGTTTTGATGGTGGGAGCTAAACCTTTGTATCTTTCTTTAGCTTTGATTTTAGAAGAGGGTTTTGAAATCGATAAATTAAAAACTATTTTAAATTCTATCAAAGACGAGTGTATAAAAGCGGATGTAAAATTAGTTTGTGGGGATACTAAAGTAGTACCTAAAAACAAGGGTGATGGAATTTATATTAATACTTCTTGTGTTGGCAAAATGATTAAAAAAATATCAACAAAAGATATTAAAGAAAATTTGAGTATCTTAGTTTCAAGGGATATTGGTGCTCATGGATGTGCGGTATTAGTAGAAAGAAATAATTTAGAAGCAAATATACAAAGTGATTGTAAAAATTTAAAAGATGAAGTTTTAGCACTTTTAAATGCAAATATCAAGATCAAAGCTATGCGTGATGCTACTCGAGGTGGGCTTAGTGCTGTACTTAATGAATGGGCGATACTAAGTCAAAAAGAAATTTTAATATATGAAGAAAAAATTCCAATTTGCGATGAAGTTTTAGGGGTGTGTGAGCTTTTTGGTTATGAACCATACGAACTTGCAAATGAAGGGACTTTCATACTTTGTGTAGAAAAAGAAGATGAGATGAAAGCTTTAGAAATTTTGCAAAAATTTAACAAAAATGCAAGCATTATAGGAAAAATAAATTCTAACAATAATGCTAAGGTTATTTTAGAAAATGCTTATGGAGCAAAACGCTTTTTGGAAGCCCCTAAAGGTGAGCTTTTACCAAGGATTTGTTAA
- the hypD gene encoding hydrogenase formation protein HypD, which translates to MDLINDFRDKDRILTIQKIIQSKISKPINIMEICGGHTHSIMKFGLPSLLPKEINFVHGPGCPVCVMPRERIDTALKLASMPNTIFCVLGDMLRVPGSYESLIDLRAKGADVRALYTPLEVIDIALENKDKTIIFFAIGFETTTPMSASIIQKRIELQLENLFFHINHVLVPPAVEAIMQDEKVKIDAFLGPSHVSVITGSNIYEPIAKKYKTPIAVSGFEPVDIMLSVLNIVEQMNANTYEVYNEYHRVVSKEGNLKAKSLMQTYFQPCDFEFRGLGVIKDGGLCLKDEFSNLDASKVFDCKVQSKDESKACICGQILRGLAKPYDCKVFAKACTPKNPIGSCMVSSEGACAAYYKYHQN; encoded by the coding sequence ATGGATTTAATTAATGATTTTAGAGATAAAGATAGAATTTTAACTATACAAAAAATCATACAATCAAAAATTTCAAAACCTATCAATATAATGGAAATTTGTGGTGGTCATACACATAGCATAATGAAATTTGGCTTGCCAAGTTTGCTTCCAAAAGAAATAAATTTTGTTCATGGTCCAGGTTGTCCTGTGTGTGTAATGCCAAGAGAACGCATTGATACAGCTTTAAAACTTGCTAGTATGCCAAATACCATTTTTTGTGTTTTAGGTGATATGCTAAGAGTACCAGGAAGCTATGAGAGCTTAATCGATCTTAGAGCCAAAGGAGCTGATGTAAGAGCACTTTATACTCCTTTGGAGGTTATTGATATTGCTTTAGAAAATAAAGATAAAACTATTATATTTTTTGCCATAGGTTTTGAAACTACCACTCCTATGAGTGCATCAATCATACAAAAAAGGATAGAGCTTCAACTTGAAAATTTATTTTTTCATATCAATCATGTATTAGTCCCACCAGCTGTAGAAGCTATCATGCAGGATGAAAAAGTCAAAATCGATGCTTTTTTAGGGCCTTCACATGTTAGTGTTATAACAGGATCAAATATTTATGAACCAATTGCTAAAAAATACAAAACTCCTATAGCGGTGAGTGGTTTTGAGCCTGTAGATATAATGCTTAGTGTGTTAAATATAGTAGAGCAAATGAATGCAAATACCTATGAGGTTTATAATGAATATCATAGAGTAGTAAGTAAAGAAGGAAATTTAAAAGCCAAATCATTAATGCAGACTTATTTTCAGCCTTGTGATTTTGAATTTAGAGGCCTTGGGGTGATTAAAGATGGTGGTCTTTGTTTAAAAGATGAATTTTCTAATTTAGATGCAAGTAAAGTATTTGATTGTAAAGTGCAAAGTAAAGATGAAAGTAAAGCCTGTATATGTGGTCAAATTTTAAGAGGCTTGGCTAAGCCTTATGATTGTAAAGTATTTGCAAAAGCTTGCACACCAAAAAATCCTATCGGAAGTTGCATGGTTTCTAGCGAAGGAGCATGTGCTGCATATTATAAATATCATCAAAACTAA
- a CDS encoding HypC/HybG/HupF family hydrogenase formation chaperone, translating to MCLSIPSKILEIDELNSAIVETLGVKRRVSLDLISEPLKVGDYVLIHVGFAMEKIDTHAAQESLKIYTDIAEKMQNGQIDEYEGDMGLKDGFN from the coding sequence ATGTGTCTTTCTATACCTTCTAAAATTTTAGAAATTGATGAGTTAAATTCAGCTATAGTAGAAACTTTAGGAGTAAAAAGAAGAGTGAGTTTGGATTTAATTAGCGAGCCTTTAAAAGTGGGTGATTATGTATTAATCCATGTTGGTTTTGCGATGGAAAAAATAGATACCCATGCAGCCCAAGAGAGCTTAAAAATTTATACAGATATAGCTGAAAAAATGCAAAATGGACAAATAGATGAATACGAAGGGGATATGGGATTAAAAGATGGATTTAATTAA
- the hypB gene encoding hydrogenase nickel incorporation protein HypB — translation MCKDCGCSINNNHHHEHHHENPALKDENTISVISKILSKNDHQASHNREHFNEHNTLCINLMSSPGSGKTTLLEETIKTLKDKLKIAVVEGDLETNNDANRINNAGGLAHQITTGQTCHLDAFMVHEALHHFKLDELDIVFIENVGNLVCPASYDLGEHLNVVLLSVTEGHDKVEKYPVMFRKADLLVITKADLAQYFDFDFKVASLAAKRLNPKVDIMILDSKTKTGFNLWIDYLKMKKELN, via the coding sequence ATGTGTAAAGATTGCGGTTGCTCTATAAACAATAACCATCATCATGAACACCATCATGAAAACCCAGCCTTAAAAGATGAAAACACCATTAGTGTAATTAGTAAAATTTTATCAAAAAATGATCATCAAGCTTCGCACAATAGAGAACATTTTAACGAGCATAATACTCTTTGTATTAATTTAATGAGTTCTCCAGGAAGTGGCAAGACAACTTTACTAGAAGAAACGATAAAAACTTTAAAAGACAAGCTTAAAATAGCTGTGGTAGAAGGGGATTTAGAAACTAATAATGATGCAAATCGTATTAACAATGCAGGGGGATTAGCTCATCAAATCACCACAGGTCAAACTTGCCATTTGGATGCTTTTATGGTGCATGAAGCATTGCATCATTTTAAATTAGATGAGCTTGATATTGTTTTTATAGAAAATGTGGGAAATTTAGTGTGTCCTGCTAGTTATGATTTGGGTGAACATTTAAATGTGGTTTTGCTTTCAGTAACAGAAGGTCATGATAAAGTTGAAAAATATCCTGTAATGTTTAGAAAAGCTGATTTATTGGTGATTACAAAAGCTGATTTAGCCCAATATTTTGATTTTGATTTTAAAGTAGCATCTTTAGCAGCTAAAAGATTAAATCCTAAAGTAGATATTATGATTTTAGATAGCAAAACAAAAACAGGTTTTAATCTTTGGATTGATTATTTAAAAATGAAAAAGGAATTAAACTAA
- the hypF gene encoding carbamoyltransferase HypF produces the protein MSHFGYEICIKGLVQGVGFRPFVYNLAKSLNLNGEVFNNSLGVVIKLDCDEILVDKFKDKLLKNLPKLARIDDLQISKITLEQKYKNFNITQSLNTKKFSPILSDFALCEDCMKEFYDKTNPRYKYPFITCVNCGPRFSIIKKLPYDRINTSMDKFKMCAFCQSEYEDPCNRRFHAQPLSCPNCKITFFLKDKNKNILAKDEQAFIELTKMLKEGKIIAFKGMGGFHLICDSTNENAISELRLRKNRAKKPFAIMVKNLQMAKTLAHINEDEAKLLQSNLKPIVILKSKNILENLAPDTDKIGIMLAYMGSHLLLFEYFDKPIIATSANLSSQSIIYEETKLLEKLGNVFDFYMDYDRDIVNSSDDSIAQIVGKKTMFLRTSRGVNPCYINTKDFFNFDQNILALGSELKNEFACFFQNQIFISPYIGDMKDLDIQERFFKILHFFKKSYDVEFDQILSDKHPHFTYVKEFKNYKNYTISHHYAHACACLFEHRIFNKDVLAFVFDGTGYGDDGKIWGGEIFKANLKNYQRIAHFKEFKLINADIKNIYNLALALIFDLNLQNEAKVFLNKINSIKLSNLKKIHTQSTLYTSSLGRIIDAFGAIAFDIEKLDYEAQIGLLLEKYYDKNLNYTYKFVMQNDEICIKDAFLQALKDSNEVKISTGLLNAIANFIIEFSHLYKEEVILSGGVFQNKTLLEILNSKNFSYKTSYDFPCNDSSIALGQLVHYLALKTYQNS, from the coding sequence ATGTCCCACTTTGGATATGAAATTTGCATTAAAGGCTTAGTTCAAGGGGTTGGTTTTAGACCCTTTGTTTATAATCTAGCTAAAAGTTTAAATTTAAATGGAGAAGTTTTTAACAATAGCTTAGGAGTTGTTATAAAGCTTGATTGTGATGAGATATTGGTAGATAAATTTAAAGATAAACTTTTAAAAAATCTTCCAAAATTAGCAAGAATAGATGATTTGCAAATTTCTAAAATAACTTTAGAGCAAAAATATAAAAATTTTAATATCACTCAGTCTTTAAATACTAAAAAATTTAGTCCTATTTTAAGCGATTTTGCGCTTTGTGAAGATTGTATGAAAGAATTTTACGATAAAACAAATCCTCGCTATAAATATCCTTTTATCACTTGTGTAAATTGTGGTCCTAGATTTTCAATCATTAAAAAATTACCCTATGATAGAATCAATACAAGTATGGATAAATTTAAAATGTGTGCTTTTTGTCAAAGTGAATACGAAGATCCTTGTAATAGACGCTTTCATGCTCAACCACTTTCTTGTCCAAATTGCAAAATCACATTTTTTTTAAAGGATAAAAACAAAAATATTCTTGCAAAAGACGAACAAGCTTTTATAGAGCTTACTAAAATGCTAAAAGAAGGTAAAATCATAGCTTTTAAAGGAATGGGTGGTTTTCATTTAATTTGTGATAGTACTAATGAAAATGCTATATCTGAGTTAAGATTACGCAAAAATAGGGCAAAAAAACCCTTTGCTATTATGGTGAAAAATTTACAAATGGCAAAAACTTTAGCTCATATCAATGAAGATGAAGCAAAACTTTTACAATCTAATTTAAAACCCATTGTGATTTTAAAAAGTAAAAATATTTTAGAAAATTTAGCTCCAGATACTGATAAAATAGGAATTATGTTAGCTTATATGGGATCGCATTTGTTGCTATTTGAATATTTTGATAAACCTATCATAGCAACTAGTGCAAACCTTAGCTCACAAAGCATTATCTATGAAGAAACAAAACTTTTAGAAAAACTTGGAAATGTTTTTGATTTTTACATGGATTATGATAGAGATATTGTCAATTCAAGCGATGATAGCATTGCTCAAATAGTAGGTAAAAAAACTATGTTTTTAAGAACTTCTAGAGGTGTTAATCCATGCTATATCAACACTAAAGATTTTTTTAATTTTGATCAAAATATACTTGCCTTAGGTAGTGAGTTAAAAAACGAATTTGCATGTTTTTTTCAAAATCAAATTTTTATTTCACCTTATATTGGAGATATGAAAGATTTAGACATACAAGAAAGATTTTTTAAAATTTTGCATTTTTTTAAAAAATCATACGATGTTGAATTTGATCAAATTTTAAGCGATAAACATCCTCATTTTACCTATGTTAAAGAATTTAAAAATTATAAAAATTATACCATTTCACATCATTATGCTCATGCTTGTGCTTGTTTGTTTGAGCATAGAATTTTTAATAAAGATGTGTTAGCTTTTGTTTTTGATGGTACAGGCTATGGAGATGATGGGAAAATTTGGGGTGGAGAGATTTTTAAAGCCAATTTAAAAAATTATCAAAGAATAGCTCATTTTAAAGAATTTAAGCTTATTAATGCTGATATTAAAAATATTTATAATTTAGCTTTAGCTTTGATTTTTGATTTAAATTTACAAAATGAAGCTAAAGTTTTTTTAAATAAAATTAATTCTATAAAATTATCAAATCTTAAAAAAATTCACACTCAAAGTACTTTATACACAAGCTCATTAGGAAGGATAATTGATGCTTTTGGCGCTATTGCTTTTGATATAGAAAAGCTTGATTATGAAGCTCAAATTGGACTTTTATTAGAAAAATATTATGATAAAAATTTAAATTATACTTATAAATTTGTCATGCAAAATGATGAAATTTGCATAAAAGATGCTTTTTTACAAGCTTTAAAAGATTCTAACGAGGTTAAAATTAGCACAGGTTTGTTAAATGCTATTGCAAATTTTATTATAGAATTTTCTCATTTATATAAAGAAGAGGTGATTTTAAGCGGAGGGGTGTTTCAAAATAAAACTTTGCTTGAAATTTTAAATAGTAAAAATTTTTCTTATAAAACTTCTTATGATTTTCCTTGCAATGATAGTTCTATTGCACTAGGACAACTTGTGCATTATTTGGCGTTAAAAACTTATCAAAACTCATAA
- a CDS encoding M48 family metallopeptidase has protein sequence MAKQGISLKGKFNFKNLNIDFERKKVKYLRLKIDRTLNFKLTIPLHYKDKDVLIFLEKNEIWIKNKQKEILSKKTLLNDNEVYFLGKKYYLVFDENYQKTCIKKDKIFTKNQQEYKNFQKQSAKIIFNFFIDKWQFAFDKKVQKISIKEMVSRWGSCNHKKAYINLNLKLMQKPIKSIEYVILHELTHLIYPHHQKEFYAFLYNLMPDYKAREIYLKTIS, from the coding sequence ATGGCAAAGCAAGGTATTAGTTTAAAGGGAAAATTTAATTTTAAAAATTTAAATATAGATTTTGAGAGAAAAAAAGTAAAATATTTAAGATTAAAAATAGACAGAACTTTAAATTTTAAACTTACTATACCATTGCATTATAAAGATAAAGATGTTTTAATTTTTTTAGAAAAAAATGAAATTTGGATTAAAAATAAACAAAAAGAAATACTTTCTAAAAAAACATTGCTAAATGATAATGAAGTATATTTTTTGGGTAAAAAATATTATTTAGTTTTTGATGAAAATTACCAAAAAACTTGCATCAAAAAAGATAAAATTTTTACAAAAAATCAACAAGAATATAAAAATTTTCAAAAACAAAGCGCTAAAATAATTTTTAATTTTTTTATCGATAAATGGCAGTTTGCGTTTGATAAAAAAGTTCAAAAAATCAGTATTAAAGAAATGGTTTCAAGATGGGGTTCGTGCAATCATAAAAAAGCTTATATTAATTTAAATTTAAAACTCATGCAAAAACCTATAAAATCCATAGAATATGTGATTTTACACGAACTTACGCATTTAATTTACCCACATCATCAAAAAGAATTTTATGCTTTTTTGTACAATTTAATGCCCGATTATAAAGCAAGAGAAATATATTTAAAAACAATTTCTTAA
- a CDS encoding MATE family efflux transporter, giving the protein MTNKQLSLKHLSMPILLEMFLRYFSLIINTTMVSQYSNFLVGALGAGNHIADLFIIIFSFLSVGCSVVIAQALGAKNYDLARKAIHQSLFLNALVGLVCGSLIFWHGEVLLYLLQIPQELLKDSQIYLQMLAICLFFDAISIVLAAIVRVYNLAYWVMLTTLMMNIVIFIGNYYVLHFTKLELFGVGLSNIMGRVVAFIMLAIIFTFKLKIHLKLKELLRPEKEVFKKIFSIGGYAAGEHLVWFIQYTIAFSFVARLGEANLSVQTIYFQISLLIMLVGQAISVANEIIIGKLVGSKHLNIAYKHTWVALYFSVIASAFVALLNYILQDFTMQIVDLEEDLKQLMIPLFTLSIFLEISRTFNIVMVNSLRATGDARFPFLSGVVFMLGVSLPVGYVLCFHMGLGILGIWIGFCADEFLRGIVNSYRWKSKKWQSKVLV; this is encoded by the coding sequence ATGACTAACAAACAACTTTCTTTAAAGCATCTTAGTATGCCTATATTGCTTGAAATGTTTTTAAGATATTTTTCTTTGATTATTAATACTACAATGGTATCTCAATATTCTAATTTTTTAGTTGGAGCTTTGGGCGCTGGTAATCATATAGCTGATTTATTTATAATAATCTTTAGTTTTTTAAGTGTAGGTTGTAGTGTGGTTATTGCTCAAGCTTTGGGGGCTAAAAATTATGATTTAGCTAGAAAAGCTATCCATCAAAGTTTATTTTTAAATGCTTTAGTGGGTTTAGTATGTGGAAGCTTAATCTTTTGGCATGGGGAAGTTTTGCTATACCTTTTGCAAATTCCACAAGAACTTTTAAAAGATAGTCAAATTTATCTACAAATGCTTGCAATTTGCTTATTTTTTGATGCTATTAGTATAGTTTTAGCAGCCATTGTAAGAGTTTATAATCTAGCTTATTGGGTTATGCTAACTACTTTGATGATGAATATAGTGATTTTTATAGGTAATTATTATGTTTTACATTTTACAAAACTAGAGCTTTTTGGGGTAGGGCTTAGTAATATTATGGGTCGTGTTGTAGCATTTATTATGCTTGCTATAATTTTTACTTTTAAATTAAAAATTCATCTAAAACTAAAAGAGCTTTTAAGACCTGAAAAAGAAGTTTTTAAAAAGATTTTTAGCATAGGTGGTTATGCTGCAGGAGAGCATTTAGTATGGTTTATACAATACACCATAGCTTTTTCTTTTGTAGCGCGTTTGGGTGAAGCAAATTTAAGTGTACAAACAATTTATTTTCAAATTTCATTACTAATTATGCTAGTAGGACAAGCAATTAGCGTAGCAAATGAAATTATCATAGGAAAACTTGTGGGTTCAAAGCACTTAAATATCGCATATAAACATACTTGGGTAGCTTTATATTTTAGCGTTATAGCAAGTGCTTTTGTGGCTTTGCTAAATTATATTTTACAAGATTTTACAATGCAAATAGTAGATCTTGAAGAAGATTTAAAACAATTAATGATACCACTTTTTACTCTTTCGATATTTTTAGAAATTTCAAGAACTTTTAATATAGTAATGGTAAATTCATTAAGAGCTACTGGCGATGCTAGATTTCCTTTTTTAAGCGGTGTGGTTTTTATGCTTGGGGTTTCTTTGCCAGTTGGCTATGTGCTTTGCTTTCATATGGGATTAGGAATTTTAGGAATTTGGATAGGTTTTTGTGCTGATGAATTTTTAAGAGGTATAGTTAATTCTTATAGATGGAAAAGCAAAAAATGGCAAAGCAAGGTATTAGTTTAA
- a CDS encoding DUF2920 family protein, translated as MIINKTYEINSCDDVELNIKRESKVEFKLIYDDSKEIEALVCIIQGLGADMSDPVLEFNMQYFASKYNVAVLSIDYHCIGNRPQIGAKFYLDNIDKLIFEVSLKALKIKIPYDIQKLNTFEEFHPAMEYLNEKIGDMKNNWELDRSYYLDLSASLQPTKDEYQNYGIMQTMDVINVLLYIKANPPFNTAKEGLKTILVGVSHGAYMALLCAKIAPWNVDVILDNASHVTLDGDAWRYIGFGKEVDFTKYFCFGTFLFFNNIRLCVCEKTLWTTNKQSPYYFSNARKIIREPLNKKHLKTQSLYPKPKYIAYHSKFDQYVPLEEREEYFNILKDLGFEIDFTKITSEKEIDGKFIKNLQHGCGIPMKLLIKKHLNEILKEPLQDKSCKKEISYKCDDLIYTFKEEDNTILLDIQKS; from the coding sequence ATGATAATCAATAAAACCTATGAAATCAATTCTTGTGATGATGTAGAATTAAATATAAAAAGAGAATCTAAGGTTGAGTTTAAACTCATTTATGATGATAGTAAAGAAATAGAAGCTTTAGTTTGTATTATACAAGGTCTTGGTGCTGATATGAGCGATCCTGTGTTAGAATTTAATATGCAATATTTTGCTTCTAAATATAATGTAGCTGTTTTAAGTATAGACTATCATTGTATAGGAAATCGTCCTCAAATTGGAGCTAAATTTTATTTAGATAATATAGATAAGCTTATATTTGAAGTTAGTTTAAAAGCTTTAAAGATCAAAATTCCTTATGATATACAAAAATTAAATACTTTTGAAGAATTTCATCCTGCTATGGAATATCTTAATGAAAAAATTGGGGATATGAAAAATAACTGGGAACTTGATAGGAGTTATTATTTGGATTTAAGTGCGAGTTTGCAACCAACTAAAGATGAATATCAAAACTATGGTATTATGCAAACTATGGATGTAATTAATGTTTTACTTTATATCAAAGCCAATCCTCCATTTAACACAGCTAAAGAAGGATTGAAAACTATTTTAGTAGGAGTTTCTCATGGAGCTTATATGGCACTTTTATGTGCCAAAATAGCTCCTTGGAATGTGGATGTTATTTTAGATAATGCTTCACATGTAACTTTAGATGGTGATGCGTGGAGATATATAGGATTTGGCAAAGAAGTTGATTTTACAAAATATTTTTGTTTTGGTACTTTTCTTTTTTTTAATAATATTAGACTTTGTGTTTGCGAAAAAACCCTTTGGACTACAAACAAACAATCTCCTTATTATTTCTCCAATGCTAGAAAAATAATAAGAGAGCCATTAAACAAAAAACATTTAAAAACTCAAAGCCTATATCCAAAACCAAAATACATTGCTTATCATTCTAAATTTGATCAATATGTTCCTTTAGAAGAAAGAGAAGAATATTTTAACATCTTAAAAGATTTAGGATTTGAAATTGATTTTACTAAAATAACAAGTGAAAAAGAAATAGATGGAAAATTTATTAAAAATTTACAACATGGTTGTGGTATACCTATGAAGTTACTCATAAAAAAACATCTAAATGAAATTTTAAAAGAACCTTTACAAGATAAATCTTGTAAAAAAGAAATTTCATATAAATGTGATGATTTGATTTATACTTTTAAGGAAGAAGATAATACAATACTATTAGATATACAAAAAAGCTAA
- a CDS encoding DUF2920 family protein — MLINKTYFIDSCDDVELNIKRESKLEYRITYDDSKEMKAIVFVMPGYGSNVNMHFLESYRKFIAKKFDVIAVNVLYHCFCQRVSDVDRYSAEMTFLLDDLRMFQKAFDEFDIKVDTLDSTEKLEKYYKLLEEKMVQLKEQNLLDKNYKVNFSCTFVPPNNEYQNFGIMAAIDHINALKDIMKNYPQFKSLPKIYGGGSYGGYLALMCAKIAPWYVDGVIDNSGAGLPPLRYIIGRDLNLGDAIMSEDEPNSITYCYTETYWNRKNPSSPYYFADENYLIRALSNQTHLILQAQKNKDIVYISYHSVKDDLTPAEYKIQMCEILKALNYDITFHLIDEKDIDGKYIKDLTHGCGIPDKALFNKELPKMLEKLKDKTFSMKEDSISYPCKNKVFTFKDKDDKFVLEII, encoded by the coding sequence ATGCTCATTAATAAAACATATTTTATAGACTCTTGTGATGATGTAGAATTAAATATAAAAAGAGAATCTAAACTTGAATATAGAATCACTTATGATGATAGTAAAGAAATGAAAGCTATAGTGTTTGTAATGCCAGGATATGGCTCAAATGTTAATATGCATTTTTTAGAAAGTTATAGAAAATTTATAGCTAAAAAATTTGATGTAATAGCTGTTAATGTTTTATATCATTGTTTTTGTCAAAGAGTTTCTGATGTGGATAGATATAGTGCTGAAATGACATTTTTACTAGATGATTTAAGAATGTTTCAAAAAGCTTTTGATGAATTTGATATAAAAGTGGATACTTTAGATAGCACTGAAAAATTAGAAAAATATTATAAATTACTAGAAGAAAAAATGGTGCAACTAAAAGAGCAAAATCTATTAGATAAAAACTATAAAGTAAATTTTTCTTGCACTTTCGTTCCGCCCAATAATGAATATCAAAATTTTGGTATAATGGCTGCAATTGATCATATCAATGCCTTAAAAGATATTATGAAAAACTATCCTCAATTTAAATCTTTACCTAAGATTTACGGGGGAGGGTCTTATGGAGGTTATTTAGCTTTAATGTGTGCTAAGATAGCTCCTTGGTATGTAGATGGGGTGATAGATAATTCAGGAGCAGGGTTGCCACCACTTAGATATATAATAGGTAGGGATTTAAATTTGGGAGATGCTATTATGAGCGAAGATGAGCCAAATAGTATAACTTATTGTTATACAGAAACTTATTGGAATCGTAAAAACCCAAGTTCACCTTATTATTTTGCTGATGAAAATTATCTAATAAGAGCTTTATCTAATCAAACTCATTTAATTTTACAAGCTCAAAAAAATAAAGATATAGTTTATATAAGTTATCATAGTGTTAAAGATGATTTAACCCCTGCTGAGTATAAAATCCAAATGTGTGAAATTTTAAAAGCTTTAAATTATGACATCACTTTTCATTTAATTGATGAAAAAGATATAGATGGTAAATATATTAAAGATTTAACTCATGGTTGTGGAATTCCTGATAAAGCTTTATTTAACAAAGAATTACCAAAAATGCTTGAAAAACTAAAAGATAAAACCTTTAGCATGAAAGAAGATAGTATAAGTTATCCTTGTAAAAACAAAGTTTTTACTTTTAAGGATAAAGATGATAAATTTGTTTTGGAAATAATTTAA
- the pstB gene encoding phosphate ABC transporter ATP-binding protein PstB yields MIAKTVDLNLFYGKKQALFDINMQIQENKITALIGASGCGKSTFLRCFNRMNDKIAKIDGLVEVNKKDVKNQDVVVLRKNVGMVFQQPNVFVKSIYENIAYAPRLHGMIKDKIQEEELVLDCLEKVGLLSEVKDKLHQSALALSGGQQQRLCIARALAIKPKLLLLDEPTSALDPISSGVIEELIKELSHNLSMIMVTHNMQQGKRVADYTAFFHLGELVEFGESKEFFENPKEEKTKAYLNGAFG; encoded by the coding sequence ATTATCGCAAAAACGGTTGATTTAAATTTATTTTATGGAAAAAAACAAGCTTTGTTTGATATAAATATGCAAATACAAGAAAATAAAATTACTGCTTTAATAGGTGCTTCAGGATGTGGAAAATCCACATTTTTAAGATGTTTTAATCGTATGAATGACAAGATTGCAAAGATAGATGGTCTTGTAGAAGTTAATAAAAAAGATGTTAAAAATCAAGATGTAGTTGTTCTTAGAAAAAATGTAGGTATGGTTTTTCAACAACCTAATGTTTTTGTAAAAAGTATATATGAAAATATAGCCTATGCTCCAAGACTTCATGGTATGATCAAAGATAAAATTCAAGAAGAAGAGCTTGTGCTTGATTGTTTGGAAAAAGTAGGGCTTTTAAGCGAAGTAAAAGATAAGCTTCATCAAAGTGCTTTAGCGCTTTCTGGCGGACAGCAACAAAGACTTTGTATAGCAAGAGCTTTAGCTATAAAACCAAAACTATTACTTTTAGATGAACCAACTTCAGCACTTGATCCTATATCTTCAGGTGTTATAGAAGAACTTATTAAAGAATTAAGTCATAATTTATCTATGATAATGGTAACACATAATATGCAACAAGGTAAGCGTGTGGCTGATTATACTGCGTTTTTTCATCTAGGAGAGCTTGTAGAATTTGGAGAAAGTAAAGAATTTTTTGAAAATCCAAAAGAAGAAAAAACTAAAGCTTATTTAAACGGAGCCTTTGGATAA